TTTATCCTGAAAAACTCCAATCAAAACAGTTACTGGCTCTTTAAACTTTAATTCTAATGGAGAATTAGTTCCGTTTTTATATGCTTCTAAAGGAAGTTCAATTCCTGTCAAACCTTCTAATTCTGGAGCTAAACGAACAATATTGTGTTTGCTTCCCGAAAATACATGAGCATATTGTGTTGTTTTGAACGTTTTGTATTTTGATTTTACAATTTCAAATGATGCTGGTTTCCATGCGGTGTTTTGTGCTTTGGCTTGGATGCAGACGGTTAATAGCATTAAGAATGCTGTTTTTAATTTGAAGTTGTATTTTTTATTTTTTGAAAACATTGGTTTTTTATTTTTTATTGACTTCTAAATTTCTCCAATCTTGTCATTTCGAGGAACGAGAAATCTTCGTTAGAAACTCTACAAAGATTGGATACATTCGGTACGGAGCTACTTGCGAAGATTTCTCCTTACGTCGAAATGACAAAACTAATGTGATAATCTTTGTGGTTACGAGTGTGATTTGCTTCGCCTATTCGCTATCGCTCGGGTCTCCTTCGTCGGAATGACAAACTGTACGTTATAAGCTATTGGCTAATCACTATGGGCTAATAACTAATCACTAAGGACTAATTACTAATCATTCACAAAGCTTTATAACTAACTTTATATTCCACATTCGGTTTTACAATCAATTGATACTTATTTTTTGCTAATTCTGTAATCGTTCCAGAATTTGTTTTTGGTTTGCTAGCACTTTCAAAAATCAATTTTCCTTCTCCTTCGCCTGCTTTTATTTTGATTTCTTTGGTACTGCAATACACGGCAACTTCTCCGTTTGGTGTTGGCACTTTTCCTTCCATCCATTTTAAACCGCCTAAAATAGGTTTGATTTCGTATTCTGAATAACCTGGAGCAGTTGGTTTTACACCTAAATAATATTTCCCTAACAAATAAATCGGACTTGCTCCCCAAGCGTGGCAAAGGCTTTTACCGTAAGGACGACCGTACATTGTTAAATGTTCCGTTCCTTTTTTGTTTGGATTGTATTCTTCCCAAAAAGAGGTTGCGCCTTCATTGAGCATGCCGCCCCAATAATCTTTCATTTCTTTTAAAACATAATTCTGTTCGCCTATCGCACATAAAGCTTCCAACTCATAAAAACGCATATATGGTGTTGTAATTTGAAGAACATCTTTATTTAGTAGTACTTTATTTTTTACGCTTTGTTTTTGTTCTTCATTAAAATAATTGAAGAAAATACCAAACATATTAGCGTATCTGGTTACGATGTTTTGTATTTTCCCATCGATACGCTGGTGTTTCATCACGTTTTCTTTTTTATCCCAAAAAACATCAAATAATTTGGTTTTTAAATCAGTTCCTAATTTTTGATATTGTTTTTGGTCTTCAGTTTTTCCATCAATTTCAGCACTTACCGCCATAGCTTCTAAACTTCTCGCTAAAAGCATTTGTTCAAAACTGACTTCGCCTGTTTTTGGCAATCCGTCTGCCCAATCAATGAAAACCCAATCGCCTTCTAATGGTTCAAGGAATCCGTTTTTGTTTCTTCTTTCTAAACAGAAATCCATAAGTGATTTCATTCTCGGATAAAAAGTTTTGATGAATTTTGTATCGCCTGTGTGCAAATAATAATCGTAAACGCCTACAAACCAATACAGCGAATAATCCATTATAATATTAACGTGAGCCGTTACAGGCTCTTTTCCACGAAGCGCCAACAGCGTTCTTTCTACAGAAGCCGAATCAAAGAACAAATAATAATTCATTAAATAACTTTGATAAGCATCTCCAGACCAAACCCAGCGGTCGCGTTTGATTCCGTCGATAAAAAATTCACGAGACGTTAAATGCATCGTATAAGCCGATACATCCCAAATTTTGTTCAATTGTTCATCAGATGATTTAAATGCTCCACGATAGTCTAAAGGTAGATATTCATAAAGCATCGAAATTGAATCATATTTTACCGATGTATCTGCTTGAACCTGAACATA
The sequence above is a segment of the Flavobacterium sp. genome. Coding sequences within it:
- a CDS encoding alpha-rhamnosidase, producing the protein MLNRFSLLKIFVLFVALFSCSMSFAQEKSKEATWIWYPGDFEIWLSNKMQVRRTEREAVFPPLWQYYSPYALVTFQTEVDIPQPDDIKIYSEGPFQLLLDGIQIYGQPKSIAVPAGKHKISFKVYNQEVLPAIYISGKYVKSDASWKVTNEDKLWIDETGKAQQSGTPWVPVGSWNFNSPESKPSGFKLTTKPLNAKKSEKIGTGQLVDFGKETFGYIKIHGLKGEGKLALYYGESREEALDSAKCETLDHLSFDGKQSETYTHDGSKAFRYVQVQADTSVKYDSISMLYEYLPLDYRGAFKSSDEQLNKIWDVSAYTMHLTSREFFIDGIKRDRWVWSGDAYQSYLMNYYLFFDSASVERTLLALRGKEPVTAHVNIIMDYSLYWFVGVYDYYLHTGDTKFIKTFYPRMKSLMDFCLERRNKNGFLEPLEGDWVFIDWADGLPKTGEVSFEQMLLARSLEAMAVSAEIDGKTEDQKQYQKLGTDLKTKLFDVFWDKKENVMKHQRIDGKIQNIVTRYANMFGIFFNYFNEEQKQSVKNKVLLNKDVLQITTPYMRFYELEALCAIGEQNYVLKEMKDYWGGMLNEGATSFWEEYNPNKKGTEHLTMYGRPYGKSLCHAWGASPIYLLGKYYLGVKPTAPGYSEYEIKPILGGLKWMEGKVPTPNGEVAVYCSTKEIKIKAGEGEGKLIFESASKPKTNSGTITELAKNKYQLIVKPNVEYKVSYKAL